The following coding sequences are from one uncultured Desulfobacter sp. window:
- a CDS encoding DUF362 domain-containing protein, translated as MGADVFFIDMTATSRENLPAKLERLVTTAGLDTILDKNDLTAVKVHFGEQGNTAYIRPVLIRKIIRAVRKAGATPFLTDANTLYVGTRSDAVSHIKTAVENGFSYSSMDGAPLIIADGLFGKSETAVRVDLKHNRDVFIGSEIVNANALVSLAHFKGHELSGFGGTLKNLGMGCASRRGKLDQHSNVSPKIKRKTCVGCGLCVQHCPGRAITIENKKAYMNKVDCIGCAECIVRCPTHSININWNQDVPVFLEKMMEYTAGVLKNKTGKCLFVNFITNISPKCDCLPYAEAPICNDIGVVASCDPVAVDQAGADLVNQAQGIASSALTTNLSPGQDKFKGLYPQVDWEHQLDYAQQIGLGTREYTLTKLETLAYKNPGPHG; from the coding sequence ATGGGTGCTGATGTATTTTTCATAGACATGACCGCCACATCAAGGGAAAACCTGCCCGCTAAACTGGAGCGTCTGGTTACCACGGCCGGGCTTGACACGATCCTGGATAAAAATGACCTGACCGCTGTAAAGGTGCATTTCGGCGAACAAGGAAATACTGCGTATATCAGGCCTGTTCTGATCCGTAAGATTATCCGGGCCGTCAGAAAAGCCGGCGCAACCCCTTTTTTAACCGATGCCAACACCCTTTACGTGGGCACCCGGTCCGATGCCGTGTCCCATATCAAAACCGCTGTGGAAAACGGATTTTCCTACTCATCCATGGACGGAGCCCCGTTGATCATTGCCGACGGCCTGTTCGGTAAAAGCGAGACCGCTGTCCGGGTAGATCTCAAACATAACCGGGACGTATTTATCGGGTCGGAAATAGTCAATGCCAACGCCCTGGTCTCCCTGGCCCATTTCAAGGGCCACGAACTGTCCGGGTTCGGCGGCACCCTTAAAAATCTGGGGATGGGGTGTGCCTCCCGCAGGGGAAAGCTGGACCAGCATTCCAATGTAAGCCCTAAAATAAAACGCAAAACCTGCGTCGGCTGCGGTTTGTGTGTCCAGCATTGTCCGGGCCGGGCCATCACCATAGAAAATAAAAAAGCATATATGAACAAGGTGGACTGTATCGGGTGTGCCGAATGCATCGTCCGATGCCCCACCCACTCCATCAACATCAACTGGAATCAGGATGTCCCCGTCTTTCTTGAAAAAATGATGGAATACACCGCAGGCGTACTCAAAAACAAAACCGGCAAATGCCTGTTTGTCAATTTTATCACAAACATCTCGCCCAAATGTGACTGCCTGCCCTATGCAGAAGCCCCCATCTGCAACGATATCGGTGTGGTGGCCTCCTGTGATCCCGTCGCCGTTGACCAGGCCGGCGCAGACCTTGTCAACCAGGCCCAGGGCATTGCATCGTCGGCATTGACCACAAATCTTTCCCCCGGCCAAGACAAGTTTAAGGGCCTCTATCCCCAGGTAGACTGGGAGCACCAGCTTGACTATGCCCAACAAATCGGCCTCGGGACAAGAGAATACACCCTGACCAAATTGGAGACTCTGGCGTATAAAAATCCAGGGCCGCACGGTTAA
- a CDS encoding DnaJ domain-containing protein has protein sequence MYLAKIKKNRQTTYILRESVRQDKQMVSRDIFDLGPCPGAWIDYPGGNAWYLNPDLESRISTLADTFDSEQLEDLFWPFIRPAIRRATQAFRHRGFKQYKPMTRRQKETVARQVHAFDKRRAHFLKFGNMDQGPMVNMPTVLFRQLHNKSRDEIEQHFMEQEKILRAKDLKSYVYTVLDLHRFFQGFMAKQMPQALDQDKVETFFIQELCLLKNELFGTTGRLHEYLIRYAVMFFDHTYGDSVLLDDMAKDFQFRQRSRWNKPPSSPRQIKISQAFKLFNLTTKTLESMDKKDLTREFRRLARQHHPDRGGSHDKFVELNNAYQALLEKILQR, from the coding sequence ATGTATCTGGCAAAGATAAAAAAGAACAGGCAGACCACCTATATCCTGCGCGAATCCGTCAGACAGGATAAACAAATGGTAAGCCGGGACATTTTTGATCTGGGGCCCTGCCCCGGGGCCTGGATTGATTATCCGGGCGGCAATGCCTGGTACTTAAATCCGGATCTGGAATCAAGGATTTCAACCCTGGCCGATACCTTTGACAGTGAACAGCTTGAAGACCTGTTCTGGCCGTTTATACGCCCGGCCATCCGCAGGGCGACCCAGGCCTTCAGGCATCGGGGCTTTAAGCAGTATAAACCCATGACCCGGCGGCAAAAAGAGACCGTTGCAAGGCAGGTCCATGCCTTTGACAAACGCCGGGCCCATTTTCTTAAATTCGGCAACATGGACCAGGGCCCCATGGTGAATATGCCCACGGTACTTTTCAGGCAGTTGCACAACAAATCCCGGGATGAAATCGAACAGCATTTCATGGAGCAGGAAAAGATTTTGCGCGCAAAAGATCTTAAATCATATGTGTACACGGTATTGGATCTGCATCGCTTTTTCCAGGGGTTCATGGCCAAGCAGATGCCCCAGGCCCTGGACCAGGATAAAGTGGAGACATTTTTTATCCAGGAGCTGTGCCTGTTGAAAAATGAACTTTTCGGCACGACCGGCCGGCTGCATGAATACCTGATCCGGTATGCCGTGATGTTCTTTGATCATACCTACGGTGATTCCGTACTGCTGGATGATATGGCCAAAGATTTCCAGTTCCGCCAAAGAAGCCGTTGGAATAAGCCGCCTTCCTCCCCCCGGCAGATTAAGATTTCCCAGGCATTCAAACTGTTTAACCTGACAACAAAAACCCTGGAATCCATGGACAAAAAAGACCTCACCCGGGAATTTCGGCGTCTTGCAAGACAACATCATCCGGACAGGGGCGGTAGCCATGATAAATTTGTGGAGCTGAACAACGCCTACCAGGCCTTGCTCGAAAAAATTTTACAAAGATAA